The Methanosarcina acetivorans C2A genome includes the window GACTGATTTCCCTGCAAAGCTTGATGTCTATTTCTCCGCTGTCCCTGTCTGAAAATGCGTGTTTCAAAGAATTTGAAACAAGTTCGTTGACGATCAATCCTAAGGGGACTGCAACATCCATATCAAAAAAGATATTCTTTTCAAGCTCCTTTTTCAGGGTTATCCTGGCGTTTCCAAGCCTGTAAGTCTGGAAAAGGGCATCAACGAGCTTTTCAAGGTAAGGGGAAAAGTCCAGGGTATCGGTTTCCCCATTTTCGTGCAGCTCTTCATGAATGAGAGCAATGGATATCACTCTGTCCTGACTTTCCTTGAAAGCTTCAACAACTTTCGGAGTCTTACATACCTCATGTTTGGAGAAATTTTCAGCCTGAAGGTCCAGGAGAGAAGAGATTACCTGCAGGTTATTCTTTATTCTGTGGTGAATTTCCTTTTTGCGGGCAGCATCCACCTTTGCAAGAGTTTCCTCTGTCCTTTTCTTTTCAGTAATATCGTAAATTACGCCCTGGTAGATTTCGGGCTTTCCAACCCTGCCAGGGATCTTCTGGCAGGTTTCATGAACCCATTTTGTTTCCCCTCTCTTGTCCCTTATCCTGTACTCCACTTCTACTGTAAAGACCCCGGGAATCTTCCTGAGTTTATTCTCTTCCTCAATGACCAGAGGCAGGTATTTGGGGTCTATGATATCCTTCCACTGGACTTGAGACATGAACTCTTCTTCAGTATAACCTGTAATTGCTTCCAGGGCTCCGTGCAGAAAATTAGGAATAAAGTTTTCATCGGCCTGAAAAGCAATACCTTTAAAATTTTCGATAAATGACCGGTACCTTTCTTCACTTTTCTGTATTCTTTCATGAGCAAGCTTTCTCTCGGTTATATCCTTAATAACTCCAAGAAGCTTGTAAGGTCTACCGCTTTCATCCAGCAGGCAAACTCCTCTATCTTCGGCATAGAAGTAAGTTCCATCTTTTTTCCTGAACCTGAACTCCTGCCTGTACTTTCCCCCCTCTTTCTGGATTTTTGTGATATTTTCGTTTACCTGGTCCAGCTCCTCGGGATGAAGATATCCCATCCAGACATGAGGGGGAATACTCTGAAAATCCTTAACAGAATACCCAGTGACTTCTTCAACAGCCCCATCCAGGTTTCCAGTATTACTTTCGAAATCAAACTCGTATATGATCATTTCAGTCTGTTCTGTGATAAAGCGGTATTTTTTCCCTTTCTCCCGAAGGGTTCTCTGGACTTCATCGCGATCAGTAATGTCCTGCAGTACTGTTATAAGCCCCCGGACCTCCCCGATTTCGTTGCTGAAAGTTGATTTGTTTACCAGAAAAACCCTTCTTATGCCGTCTGCGCAGATTCCTTCGTACTCATAAGTATGTTTTCCGCCTTTTTTGAGGAGTTCAATATCGTCCCGATCCCATTCCTTTATGCGCTCAAGCAGAGATTGCCCGTCCAAAAAAGCCCTTTCAGGAAACTTTTCAATAACCTTTAGGGCTGCTTCAAGAAGCGTAGATCCGACAATCTCTTCTTCCGGAAGCCCTACGATCTGCCTGGTAAAAATTTCATTCACTCCGAGATAAACCCCGTTCCTGTCCTTGTAACAAACAGGGTTGACCATTGCATTAAGCATTGTTTTTACGAAGAAATCACTTTCATGTAACACAGATGTCGCTCCCGGATTTTCGAAAACTTCAGGACCTGGGGCCTGAAATGCACCTGAAGTTCCTTTGACGTTATCACATTTTGATTTTTTCAGAACCTTGTTGGACTCGCTCAATCTAATCTGCTCCTAAGTTTCTGAAATCTAGTTTTTCTGAAACTATCTATTGGGAAGTGGCTGTTAAGATGATACTATATTACTTATTTTTGTAGAAACTGCTTAAAATTGAATTTGTAGCAAAATAGATTTTCAATACTAAGGAATAACAAATATATAATTTCAAGTATTCCCCTTATCATCTGTGATGCTTGATAAAAGCTGTTACAAATGATAAAAAGAATCTAATTTGACGCTGTGTACAAAATATTCTGAAGAAATTGAAAAGCAAATGAAAACATTTTATGATATTTTGAATGAAAAAGATAGGAGAAGATGTGCAACCATCGAAGCAACGGAATTAGGTTACGGAGGACAAATCTATATAAGTAATGTTAATAAGTAATGTTAAGGAAGAAAAATAAAAGAAAGGAAGAGTGATCAAGGTTGAGGTGACCACGAGATCCTCATCCTTGACGACCCACCTCTTGACCAGCAACCGTCTTCTTTCTTTTCATAGTTATCCTCGATATATCGCATCAGCAGTTCGTCCCATTCATCGTTGCCCTTCAGATGCAAAGAGTCCTTAAGCTCATCCATTGCCTGTTCGGTGGTCATCACCCGCTCGTATGGTGGTCTCTCGCTATCCAGGTTGACCACATCCGGATAGATGCCGTGTTTATATAGAACGGCGAAGATAAGGTCGACCTTCGGAGACGGAGTGTACTCGTATCCATAAATGGTGGACCACAGGTCCAAGCAATGCCTTTCCCAGTACGGCACGCCAGCAAACCAGTACAGGTAAACCTTTTTTCGTGCAAGAGAGTTCATTCTGAGTACAGCTTTCTCAATATCATCGATCATCAGAGAGTATGCGGCTATGATAATATCATGCCTTTCGATTTCTTCCGGCGCATCCTCCCAGCGTGAATTGATGATTTGCACGTTGTCCAGCCCGGCCTTTTTCAGGTTGCTGCTCAGGATCCTGGCCATCGTCTTCGAAGGTTCGACGGCGGTGACTCTTTTGCATATCTTTGCAAGGGGGACTGTCATTGACCCTGCTCCGGCTCCTATGTCCAGGGCAGTCCAATCATTTTGCATCCCGATCGTTCGACAGCGTTCCTTTCCATCCTTCCACAC containing:
- a CDS encoding class I SAM-dependent methyltransferase, which translates into the protein MKYDPGETWRSIYRENKRCDGFNNYYDDESASYQFSENPYVWKDGKERCRTIGMQNDWTALDIGAGAGSMTVPLAKICKRVTAVEPSKTMARILSSNLKKAGLDNVQIINSRWEDAPEEIERHDIIIAAYSLMIDDIEKAVLRMNSLARKKVYLYWFAGVPYWERHCLDLWSTIYGYEYTPSPKVDLIFAVLYKHGIYPDVVNLDSERPPYERVMTTEQAMDELKDSLHLKGNDEWDELLMRYIEDNYEKKEDGCWSRGGSSRMRISWSPQP
- a CDS encoding PAS domain S-box protein, coding for MSESNKVLKKSKCDNVKGTSGAFQAPGPEVFENPGATSVLHESDFFVKTMLNAMVNPVCYKDRNGVYLGVNEIFTRQIVGLPEEEIVGSTLLEAALKVIEKFPERAFLDGQSLLERIKEWDRDDIELLKKGGKHTYEYEGICADGIRRVFLVNKSTFSNEIGEVRGLITVLQDITDRDEVQRTLREKGKKYRFITEQTEMIIYEFDFESNTGNLDGAVEEVTGYSVKDFQSIPPHVWMGYLHPEELDQVNENITKIQKEGGKYRQEFRFRKKDGTYFYAEDRGVCLLDESGRPYKLLGVIKDITERKLAHERIQKSEERYRSFIENFKGIAFQADENFIPNFLHGALEAITGYTEEEFMSQVQWKDIIDPKYLPLVIEEENKLRKIPGVFTVEVEYRIRDKRGETKWVHETCQKIPGRVGKPEIYQGVIYDITEKKRTEETLAKVDAARKKEIHHRIKNNLQVISSLLDLQAENFSKHEVCKTPKVVEAFKESQDRVISIALIHEELHENGETDTLDFSPYLEKLVDALFQTYRLGNARITLKKELEKNIFFDMDVAVPLGLIVNELVSNSLKHAFSDRDSGEIDIKLCREISPEQETDLCSENETKSRRETGFILTVSDDGTGISDAVDLENSDSLGLQLVKILVDQLEGEMEVKREKGTEFTIRISVAEKA